Proteins encoded together in one Plutella xylostella chromosome 17, ilPluXylo3.1, whole genome shotgun sequence window:
- the LOC119691559 gene encoding uncharacterized protein LOC119691559: protein MALPLTFDLPVNVFSLIDEVRKRPVLWDTDNRRDTYTHAAAMSAWKEISEIVGIDEEKCKTKWKHMRDSFRRLKRFQATKPNHNSSKWRYYKRLRFLEPQIKLGTGIRRRRNQEEMVYESGDEENREEPVTIKFEPSELRRSMPQEVMVQEPLTPAGTHREYDALGMGEPVLSDDEYNLMFLKSLLPFLRRLDPLRSLVVRNKLQEILFAEIKEQESLE from the exons ATGGCTCTGCCACTGACCTTTGATTTGCCGGTAAATGTGTTTTCTTTGATAGATGAAGTGAGGAAACGACCGGTACTATGGGACACTGATAATAGGAGAGACACGTATACCCACGCCGCCGCAATGTCAGCATGGAAAGAGATTTCGGAGATCGTGGGAATAGACG AAGAGAAATGCAAAACCAAATGGAAACACATGCGAGACTCGTTCCGGCGACTCAAGAGGTTCCAAGCGACCAAACCGAACCACAACTCCTCAAAATGGCGATACTACAAGCGCCTGCGCTTCCTCGAACCACAAATAAAACTCGGCACCGGGATCAGAAGACGACGGAACCAAGAAGAGATGGTCTACGAATCAGGCGACGAAGAAAACCGTGAAGAACCGGTCACAATCAAGTTCGAACCGTCAGAACTCAGACGCAGTATGCCACAAGAAGTCATGGTGCAAGAACCACTGACCCCAGCCGGCACACACAGGGAGTATGATGCTCTAGGAATGGGAGAACCTGTCTTGTCTGATGATGAATACAATCTGATGTTCTTGAAGTCTTTACTGCCGTTCCTCAGGCGCCTAGATCCGCTCAGGTCTCTGGTTGTTAGGAATAAATTGCAAGAGATCTTGTTTGCTGAGATTAAAGAGCAGGAATCGTTAGAGTAA